The Chryseobacterium glaciei DNA window TTTAATAAAAATTTTAAATGATTAGTTAATGAAAAAAATATTTCTCCTCATTTTTTTATGCATTTTCACTCTTGGGTTTTCTCAAAAGAAGAAAAAGGGCAAATCTAAGGCTATTGTTGAAAAAGAAACATTAATCATCTACACAGAAAACGATGCCGAAAGTACAAAAGAAGCCAGAATTATTGCAGGATTTTTAAAACAAAATCCGGGTCACGCAAAAACAGATTATTTTAAAAAGAAATTGATAGAAATAATTATGGCAGATAATTCTCCGGAAGCAAAACCAACAATTAAACCTCTTAGTAAAGAAAAGGTTGAAAAAATTGTTAATAATAACGAATTAAACAATTCTAAAACAATTGCTTCCAATGCAAATAATAGTAAGACTGCTGCTACGCCAAGTAAGACGGTAAATTATGCAAGTGTGGGAAGCGCAGCTAAAAAAACAGAGCCAAGCGAGAAAAATAAGAGAACGGCCGCGATGTTAACGCACATGTTTAATAATGATCCGGCGGATAAGGAAGCTTATATTAATATTAAAAACAGATCAAAATGTAATTTAATTGTAAAAATAAGCGGAAAAAAATATTATAATCTTGATGTTCCGGCGAACAGCCAAAATTATCTTTTAGTGGATAAGGGAGAATACATTTTAACAACAATGGTATGTGATGCAAAATATTCTTCACTGAAAAGAATTACTAAAGATATTGAGATCGAATTGAATCTTAGAGATGATTAAATAAATCTCGCTCGAAACTAAATAAAAAAAGCGGCTAAGAATTTCTTAACCGCTTTTTATTTTATCCTTTATATTGCCCCATTGCAATAAATTTGTCTTGTCTTTGGGTTTCAAGTTCTTGTCCTGTGAATTTAGAAAAAGCCTTGATGTTTTGTAGAATTGACGTTTTCAGATTCAAATAAGTTGCTGCAGGATCGTAATGTGCTCCTCCAAGCGGTTCTTCAATGATTCCGTCAATAAATTTCTCTCTTAAGGCATCTTTTGGAGTCAGGTTTAATGCATTTGCAGCATCTTCTTTGTGATCCCAGTTTCTCCATAAGATAGAAGAACAGCTTTCCGGTGCAATTACTGTGTACCAAGTGTTTTCAAGCATATAAACTTTGTTTCCAACACCGATTCCTAAGGCACCACCACTTGCTCCTTCACCAATGATATACGTAAAGATCGGAGTTTTTAACTGAACCATTGTAAAAATGTTTCTTGCGATAGCTTCTCCCTGACCTCTTTCTTCAGCTTCCAACCCAGGATAAGCTCCCGGAGTATCAACCAAAGTTACCACAGGAATGTTGAATTTTTCAGCAAGCTTCATTAGTCGTAAAGCTTTTCTGTATCCTTCAGGATTTGGCATTCCAAATCTTCTGTGCTGTCTTTCTTTAGTTGTTCTGCCTTTTTGAGTTCCAATGATCATTATTTTCTGACCATCAAGAGTTGCCAAACCACCGATCATTGCAGGATCATCTGCAAAGTTTCTGTCTCCGTGAAGTTCAAGGAAGCTTCCTTTGTCCACCATTCCGCTGATATAATCAAGGGTATAAGGACGATCCGGATGACGGGATAGTTGTACTCTCTGCCAAGGCGTAAGGTTTCCATAGATTTCTTTCTTCTTCTCTATGATCTTGTCCTCAATCTGGCTGCATGCTAATTTTACATCAACACCACTTTCTTCTCCTACCAAAGAACATGTCTGGTATTGCTCCATTAGTTCTTGTATAGGAAGTTCGAAACTTAAATATTCCATTTCTTGAAGTAAATTAAATCTTTCAAATTTATGAAAAATTATGGATTTTTATTTAAAATTATTTACAGCATTGTTTATTCTTGCTATACTTTCTTGTTTTCCGATGATTTCTAAAATGTCTGGAACGTCTGGTCCCTTCAATTCTCCAACCAGGGCTAAACGAAGTGGCATCATTACTTTACCCATTCCAAGACCTTTGTTTTCAGCGAAATCATGTATTGCCTGTTTCAATGTTTCAGAAATAAATTCTGTGTTTTCTAATGTTGTAGCAAATTCACCTAAAATAGTAGAAGTTTCATCATTCCAAGCTTTTTTTGATGCTTTTTCATCATAAGAAGTTGGAGCTTCGAAGAAAAATTTTCCGTTTTCGTAAATATCTTTCGGGAAAGTGGCTCTTTCTTTCATCAGGTGAATAATCTTCAATAATTTTTCATCTTCAATATTTAAATTTAAATCTGAATTTTTCAAAATTTGAAGCAATTCTTCGTCAGATTTTAATTGAATATACTGATGGTTAAACCATTCCGATTTTTCTTTACTAAATCTTGCACCTGCTTTATGAACTTTATGAAGATCAAATTCTTTGACCATATTTTCTAAAGGCAAAATTTCCTTATCATCTGCAGGAGACCAACCTAATAATGCAACCATGTTGATGAATGCTTCCGGAAGATATCCACTTTCTCTATAACCTTTAGAAACGTTTCCTGTTGCAGGATCTGTAAAGTTTAATGGAAATACCGGGAATCCGAATTTATCACCGTCTCTTTTGCTTAATTTGCCTTTTCCTTCTGGTTTTAAAATCAATGAAAGGTGAGCAAATTCTGGAGCTTCCCAAGCCATTGCTTCATATAATAAAGTGTGTAAACCTAAAGATGGCAACCATTCTTCCCCACGGATTACGTGAGAAATTTCCATTTCGTGGTCATCGATGATGTTGGCGAAATGGTAAGTTGGCATTCCGTCGTTTTTAACTAAAACTTTATCATCTAGTGTATTAGTATTTACAGAAGAATTCCCTCTGATGATATCTACAAGATTCAAAGTTCTGTCGATTGGCATTTTAAATCTTACAACATACGGAGTTTTTTCGTCCAATAGTTTTTGAACTTCCTCTTCAGAAAGGGTAAGACTGTTTTTTAGACGGTTTCTTGTTTTGTTGTCATAAGAGAAAACATCTCCTTTAGCTTCATATTCAGCACGGATAATGTCTAATTCTTCAGCCGTATCAAAAGCAATATAAGCATAATCTGTTTTCAAGATCTGGTCTGTATATCTATCGTAGATATCTCTTCTTTCAGACTGTCTATATGGAGCAAATTTTCCTCCTTTTTTAGGACTTTCGTCAGGAATGATGCCGCACCATTCTAATGCTTCTTCGATATATTCTTCAGCTCCTTCTACATATCTTGCAGTATCTGTATCTTCAATTCTCAATACAAACTCGCCACCCTGATTTTTAGCAAAAAGATAATCATATAATGCGGTTCTTACGCCTCCCAAATGTAAAGGTCCGGTAGGACTTGGAGCAAAACGTACTCTAACTTTCTCCATTTCAATTAAAATTTTGATGCAAATTTACTTAAAATTATGTGTTTTAATGATGTTTAATGATGTTTAATGATGTTTAATGCTTTCGATATTGGCTTTTTTGTTTTGAATATTTACATTTGTATAAATTAATAAGAAGTAAGTCATGTTAGAAATCGGAGAAAGACCTTGGGGAAAATATTTTGTTTTGGCAGATGAGCCAAATTATAAATTAAAAAGAATAGAAGTAAACCCTGGACAAAAACTGTCTTATCAGTATCATCATAAGAGACAGGAGCAGTGGACGATCATCGAAGGTGATGCTACAATCGTTCTGGATGATAAAGAAATTAGTCTAAAATACGGTGAAAGTATTTTCATTCCTTTGGGTGCAAAACACAGAATGATGAATCTTTCTGAAAAACCTGTTGTTTTCATTGAAGTACAGACAGGGACTTATTTTGGGGAAGATGATATTGTGAGGATTGATGATGAGTATGATAGAGCTTAATTAAAGGATCTAAATAACAATATTTTTTAAACAGTAAGAATTTTATGATTTTTACTGTTTTTTTTATCTTAATATCTACATTTGTATTTTCTAAATGGAGAAATTAAAATAGAAAGATAAAATGGATCATAATATTTCGCTTTTAATAGGATTAAAGAACAATTTACAGTATTCTAAAAGTTGTTATAACTCAATAAGAGAAAACTATCCTGATACCGAAATTGTTTTTGTAAGTTACGGAAGTTCCGATGGAACCGATGAATGGCTGAATTCTTTGAAAGATGAAAATCTTGTTTATTTTTCAAGCCCGGAAGAAAAAACTCTTTCAGATACGTATAATAAAGCAATGGAAATTTCTACTAAAAATTATGTGTGTTTTTTACATAATGATATGGTTATTGGTAGAAATTTTTTATCCGAAATAAGCAACTCGTTATTAAAATACAACCTTGTTTATTATAAAGTAATTGAACCTCCTGTTTTTGCATCAGATAAAAGACTTTGGAAAGAGATTCAGGATTTTGGAAGTGATTTTGAAACATTCAAATTTGATGATTTTTTTAAATTCGAGAGTAATCAGGAAAAGCAAGAAGGAGCGTATACAGAAGATGTAAGTTTTTTCTTAGCTGCTAAAAGAGAAATATTACTAAAAATAAATGGCTTGGACCCACTTTTTAAACCAATGTTTTGTGAAGATGATGATTTGATCTTGAGATTAAGAATGTCAGGCGAAAAAACATTTGTTTGTCCAAATGCAATAGTTTATCATTTTGTAAGCAAAACATCTAGATTTTCTGAAGAGTTTGAGAAAAAAACAAAAAAGATAGAAGAAAATTCGCTTCGTAACTTTATAAGAAAATGGGGATTTGTAAATCAGTCTAAGACGAAAAGTAAGCTTAATTATGGCTTAATTCTTGAAAATCCGAATGAGGAATCAATTAGAACATTAGAAATATTTGTAGATCACATTTATTCTGATTATGATGCCAGCGAATATATTAAAGATGAACAAAAAAATACATTGTTTAATTTAAAAGAAAAATTTAAGCCTAAAAATGCAGATCTTTCTGATGATATTCTAATAAAATTCGATGCAAAAAAACTTTCTGAAAAAAACATGCATAGTTTTAGAAATCTCGCTGATATTATAGAAGAATTAAAGAATTCAAAGAAGAGTTTTTTTGATAAACTTTTCAGTAAACCCAATTTTTTTAAGATCAATAATTTGAAAATAGAGATTTTAAGGGAAAATTCTTATGAAAAACAATTAATAACCAGAAAATAATGTTTGATTTTTTTAAGCCAATTACAATTACTTATGGAATTACTGTTTGTAATGAATTTCAAGAACTAAAACTACTTTTAGACATCTTGTTACCTTTGATTGATAGTAATGACGAAATCCTTATTTTGCGTGATATAACCAACCCTGATCAAAAAGTTGGTGAATTATTGCATGAATATCAATCTAAAATAAAAGTTATTGAAGCAAAATTAGATGGTGATTTTGCAACTTTTAAAAATAAATTAATTGAAAATGCAAAATCAAAGTATCTTTTTCAGATTGATGCAGACGAATATCCTACAGAGCATTTTATAAAAACCTTAAAGCCATACCTGAAAAAAGAAAAAAGTGTAGAACTTTTTTTCGTTCCGAGAATCAATATTGTAGAAGGAATTACCGAAGAATACGTGAAAGAGATGGGCTGGAATATGAACGAGGAAGGATATATTAACTTTCCGGATTATCAGGCAAGAATTATTAAAAACAATAAAAAAATCTTCTGGAAAAATAAAGTACATGAAGTTTTGTACGGAAACAAAAATTTTACAGAAGTACCCAAAAATTACAATTTATCATTAATTCATAAAAAGAATTTTGAAAAGCAGAAAAAGCAAAATGATTTTTACGAAACTTTAGAAGATTAATTAAAAATATTAAGTATATAAAATGGCTGATTTAGGGATTAACGTTTTTGGATTTATTAATGGTGAATTTGGCATCGCTGAAGCTACAAGATCAAATTGTAAAGCGATACAGGCTGTTGATATGCCCATAAGTTTGATTAATTATAATGTAAATACCAATCATAATAATAACGATCTCACTTTTACAGAATTTTCTGATCATGCACCGCATCCGATTAATTTAATTCAGATTTCTCCATCGGAAACGCCTAATTTTTTTGATTATTTTGATCAGTCTTTTTTTAATGGTAAGTATAATATTCTTTATATGGCTTGGGAATCGGAAACTATTCCTGAAGATTATGTAATGAATATGAATCTTTTTGATGAAATCTGGACACCTTCAACCTATTGTAAAGAATGTATTGAAAAATACGTAAGCCTGCCGGTAAAGGTCATTCCGCATCCAATAGATATGCATTTGGAAACGACTAATGATGAGGATGCTTTGCATTTCTATGATAATAAACATTTTAATTTTCTTTTTATTTTTGACTACAACAGTTCTATTGAAAGAAAGAATGTAATTAATTTAATTAACGTTTTTCGCGAAACTTTTGATACGACTGAGAATAATGCCTTTTTGACGATCAAAACATCTCGTTCTGCAAAATTTCCAACGGAAAAAGAACAAATTTTACAAGCAATTGGAGATTCGAAAAAGATAAAAATTGTAGAAAAGATTTTTGATAAAAATGCATTAAATTATGTCATCAGTAATTGTGACAGTTATATTTCCCTTCATAGATCAGAAGGTTTTGGCCTAACCATGGCAGAAGCGATGTATTTTGGGAAGCCTGTAATTGCTACCGGATATTCAGGAAACCTACAGTTTATGAGTGATGAGAACAGCTTTTTAGTTGAAGCCGAAAAAGTTTCTTATGGCTCCAATGACCTTAATTATAGTTCGAATACAATCTGGTCTGAGCCTTCACTAAAAGAAGCTAAAGAATATTTAAAAATCGTTTATGAAGGAAAGGAAAATGTTCAAAGTGTCGCCGAAAAAGGGAGCCAGACAATTGCTGAAGACCTTTCATTAAAAAGAGTAGGAGAAGTGATTAAAGGCAGATGTCAAGAACTTTTTAACGAAGACAAAATCAGACAAAATAAATCAACCTTAATTAAATTATATGTTGAAAATATTTTACTGAGAAAAGACCTTCGAATTTATAAGAAAAGCGCTCCGATTCAATTTATTTACAATATAAAAATGTACATAAGAAACAAAAAAGGCAAGAAATAATTACTTCTTGCCTTTGATTTTTTTGAAGAAAAGATTTACCTTTTTTCTTATTTTATTATAAAGAGTTCGTTCCAGATAATTAACTTTTTTATTTAATTTTTCAATTTCGCTTAGATAGAAAACATTATTTACATTATTGCTGCCGTTGTTTTCTTTTTTATCAAATTCAGTAATAAAACGTAATCTTATTTTAAATAATTCGCCAATAGATTCAAGAGAAAAATTGTTTTCAATTTGAGATTTTGCGCTTTCTCTTATATCATTTAGTGAATCAAAATTATCCTTAATGTACTGTAATTTTTGAATGGCATCTCCCAGTCTTGGTTTTGCTAATGTTAAACCTTCATCAATTAAGCCTTTTGTATTCGAAGTTTTGATAAAATCATACTGAATCAAAAAACTGTTATTCACATTCATAAAATCCAGGTTTCCGGAATATCCCGTTCCTACTACAATTTTTCCGTAAACCATTGCTTCTGCCATGGTTAAGCCAAAGCCTTCCGAACCATGAAGAGAAATCAAAACATCAGACTGCTGAATCAAAGAATGTAATTTTTCTTTTGAAAAATGACCATTAATGATGATTACATTCGGAATGTTATTATATTTTTCTAATGCTTTTTGGGCATCTTTACTCCTTTCAAGATTGTGTGTTTTTACAATTAAAACACTTTCCTTTTCTTCTTTAAATACACTCGTAAAAGCTTCAAGAGTTGCCTCAGGATTCTTTCTGATTGTTGTACTCAAAGAATCAAAAATAGTAAGATAAATCTTTGAATTTTGGGGAATATTATATTCTTTTAGTTCAAATTCTTTTGAATCTTCTAACTTCTGAATCGGGTGAGAAAATCTGATAACAGGAATTCCTGTATACTTTGTAAAAATATTAACACAAAAATTGCTTGGAACCCAAAGCTCATCAAAGACATTTAAAATCTCTACTACTTTATCCGAAACTTCCGGAAATTCCCAAGCCCAATAAATGATATTGTAATAGCTGCTAAGATCTAGATCCTGATTTTTAGAAAAAAAATCATTAATGAAGTTAATATTTATATGGAAAACATTAATGGAAGTTTCATTTTTTGAGATAACACTATTTTCTATTCTCTCAAAAGTTTCGCTGGAATAATTGATGCGATTTACTTTTATGCCAATATTTTCCAGTGCTAAAGCATTTAATCGGGTTGCTTCAGAAATTCCAAAATTTCCGTCAAAAAAGCCATGATAATTTACACTCAACTGCATTTATTATAAAGTTTTAATTTTTTCTTTTACAGTTTCCAAAGAAAATGGCTTTAGACTGTCTATTGAATTGTTTCTTAGCGTATTCCATAACTCTTCATCACTGTTTAGTCGAAGAATAGCTTCAGCAAACGTTTTTTCGTCATTTGCGATCAATACATTTTTTTCATTTATTAATTGCATTCCTTCTGCGCCAATATCAGTCGTAACTACAGGGAAAAAGTATTCAAAAGCTTGTCCGATTTTTCCTTTAACTCCGGCTCCAAATCTTAGCGGAGCAACCATTATTTTTGAAGTCATAAAATGATCTTCAATGCTTTCAACAAAGCCCAGGAAATCAAATTTTGGAAATTGTTTTATATCTAATTTATCTGCAACGTTACCAATTACGCTTACTTTCAGTTCCGGATTTGTTTTCCAGACAAGAGGCATTATTTTCTCGTACAAAAATTTTACAGCATCGATATTGGGTTCGTGAATTGAGCCTATGAAAATAATTCCTTTACTTTCGTTGAACGATTTTCTTTCGGAAATATCAATTTTCGGGTAGTGAATATTTGAAATCGTGATGATTTTATTTTTATCTACATACTGGCTCATTACCTCTCTCTCTTTGTCTGAAATTGCAATAATATAATCCAATTTGGGAGCGATTACAGTTTCAAGATGGAAGAAATGTTTGTAGTTTTTCTTTAAAGAAATACGGCTAGGTTCAATCTCAATTGCTCTTTTATATCTTAAAAAATGAATGTCTACCATATCATACATGAATTTTGTATTTGGCAGAATGTTTTTCATTTTCTTATAAAATAAATTTAAGGCAAGTGGACCATTAAACCACACATAATCAATGTTTTTAAAAGCTGAAATGAAATTATAGATATTGTTATATTTCGTATTTTCTACAAATACAATTACCTGATGCTGTTTGTAGAATTTCACATAAGAATCGTCCTCAAACATATTGGGAGCGAATAGAATGCAGTTATAACCTAATTGTTTGTAGATCAAGATAATTTCCTTCAACCTGTTCGATCCGGAATCTTTATCATGAGTAGGGAAGTCCCTCGAAGCGAATAATATTGTTTTTTTTGAAGAATCAAATAATTCTATATTGACAATGTCATTGGTATTAAGAGCTTTGAGTTTTTCTTTTCTGTTGAAATATTTCTTAATTTTCTTTAGAATTCCCATTTATTAGTCTTTATTTAATTCAAAAACCCTGTTTGTCCAATAATCAAGCGTGTATTGATAATAGATATTCTCCGGAATTTTTTCATAAGGCTTATCAAAAAAATCTCTGTCAAGATTACTACAGGTTTCGTTTAAAACCAAAATGTTATTAGGATTATAAAAATCGTAATTTTTGATGGCCTCATTGTCTGTAATAATTTTTTTATCTAAAGCCAGCGCCTCAAATACCCTGAAACTTAGACCGTATTGATTTTCACGAGTCAAATCTAACAAAGCCTTTGAATTTTGGTAAAATTTAGGCAACTTTTCGTGACATATTTTTTTGATGCTGAAAATAATAGATAAATTTTCAGGAACAGTAGTAAACAGGTTTTTGATTTGATGTTTCCAACCTTTTTTTCCTATGATCATAATCTGAAATTTTAGATCAAGATCAATTAATCTTTTTGCAAGAGTTTTTATAAACGAAACTCTTTTATTATCATAGGAAGTGATGTAAAAAAGATCCATTTCAGGTTTTTGTGTATCATTTGAGAGATGAGGAAGATAAATGTAATTGGTTAGTTTTTCAAATCCAAATTTATCAATATCAGCAATATCGAATGAGAATATTTTATCAAAAAGTTTTAATTTATTTTCATTTACAGGAACTCTGTCGAGACTATCATAAAGATAAGTAATGAGTCTGTCTGTATGTTTTTTTATTTTTTCTAAAGTAGATATGCTGAATGTATCAGGATTTAAAACTAAAATCTGATCATAATGACCTTGTTCATCCAATGAATCCAGAACAAACTGCTGTCTTTTTTCTTTCTTTAGGTTTCTGTTGAGAAGAGTTTTGCTTAGGGCATTTGTAGCCCTTTCTCCAAAGTTAGAGTGAGTAATTGAAGCGATTTTAATATGATGAGCATTAATGCCTTTTTTGCTTAATGTCTCAACAATATATTGATCATATCCCCAGAAATCATAACTAATTATACAAATCTTCATCAACTAATTTTGCTCTTTTTTTAATGATTCATAAGTTTCAAAAACACTTAATGACTGCAGGTAGGAAAGCTGATAGCCTTCTTTACCGTCTAAAATTCCAAGCCTCATAATATAAGCTTTAAAAAACTTAAATGCCGTTTTAGAGTATTGAGCTAAAATACTGTATTTCTTACCTTTTATAGCTAATTCCTGTCCTTTTAAAACTCCATAATGAATCATCTTTTGTTTATACGACTCATAATCTGAAACGGAATAATGTAGGAGTTTATTTTTCAAAACTCCAATTGTTCCATTTACTTCCAGTGTTTCATGCACCATTTTTCCGGCTGTATATCTCGCCTTGGATCTTCTAAAAAGCCTAAAGTTTTTATCAGACTGTGTTCCGGAAAAATTAATAGGTTTATTGGCAAAAAAGAATTTTCTATAAAAATAATAGGCATCTTTTTGCTCAGGTTTATTTAGTTCATCTATAATTTCTTTTTTTAGCTCAGGAGTTATTCTCTCGTCACCATCGAGAAACAATACCCAATCATTCTTAGCTGCATCTAAAGCCACATTTCTTTGTTTTGTAAAGTCTTCAAATTTATTTTGAATTACTTTTACGTTTGGGAATTCTTTAGCAATTTCTATTGTGTTGTCTGTGCTGAAAGAATCAACTATAATGATCTCATCGCAAATGTCGAAACACTTTAGAACTTCCCGTATGTTTTTTTCTTCATTTTGTGTTATGATTAAGCCACTTATATCCATCATAACATATTTTTGATTTAGAAATATAAATTTAGTATCCTTCTAAAACAGTTTTAATCTACCAAAGATAAGTTTTAATTTGAATTTTATTAACGAATCTTTGCCTTTTATATCTATCCTACACAGCTCGTAAGGTTTGTTTGTAGGAAAATAATTCACTTTATTACCTATTCTTAATGCAAAATCAATTCCTAAATTTTTTAAAGTTGAAAAAAGTTTTAATTTTTTTTTGTTTTCTTTAGAATATTTTCCATATGGGTAGGCTAAAGTTGTTGAATACTTTATGCCTTGATCAGTAAGGATTTGCATATTTTTTTTCAAATCTTTCTCAACGAAATCATCAGAAACATTTCTGAAATTTTCATGGGCATGAGTGTGAAGTGCAATTTCAAAATATTTTTTATCTAAATTTCTGATGTCCTCAAAAGTCATCATTTCATAATTCTGATAACCTTCCTGAATAAATTTTGTTGAAATAAATATTGTTGCCTTTAGATCATATTTTTCCAGTAAAGAAGGTAAAAAATTAAAATTATTTTTATAACCGTCATCAAAGGTAAGAATTATACTTTTTTTTGCAGGCAGATCTATTTCTGTAAAAAACTTTGAAGTGTATTTTTTTTTTCTTAAATATTTAAATTGTTTTTCAAGATTTTCCAGATCTACAGTAAGGTCGTCATTACTTGTTTTTTCTACTTTATGATACATCAGAATGGGCAATCTGTTTTCGGGAAAAGCAAAAAGGTAAAGACGAAAGTACAGGATAACAAATAAAATTGTTGAAAATAAAACGAGATAAAGGATC harbors:
- a CDS encoding glycosyltransferase family 2 protein codes for the protein MDHNISLLIGLKNNLQYSKSCYNSIRENYPDTEIVFVSYGSSDGTDEWLNSLKDENLVYFSSPEEKTLSDTYNKAMEISTKNYVCFLHNDMVIGRNFLSEISNSLLKYNLVYYKVIEPPVFASDKRLWKEIQDFGSDFETFKFDDFFKFESNQEKQEGAYTEDVSFFLAAKREILLKINGLDPLFKPMFCEDDDLILRLRMSGEKTFVCPNAIVYHFVSKTSRFSEEFEKKTKKIEENSLRNFIRKWGFVNQSKTKSKLNYGLILENPNEESIRTLEIFVDHIYSDYDASEYIKDEQKNTLFNLKEKFKPKNADLSDDILIKFDAKKLSEKNMHSFRNLADIIEELKNSKKSFFDKLFSKPNFFKINNLKIEILRENSYEKQLITRK
- a CDS encoding acetyl-CoA carboxylase carboxyltransferase subunit alpha, encoding MEYLSFELPIQELMEQYQTCSLVGEESGVDVKLACSQIEDKIIEKKKEIYGNLTPWQRVQLSRHPDRPYTLDYISGMVDKGSFLELHGDRNFADDPAMIGGLATLDGQKIMIIGTQKGRTTKERQHRRFGMPNPEGYRKALRLMKLAEKFNIPVVTLVDTPGAYPGLEAEERGQGEAIARNIFTMVQLKTPIFTYIIGEGASGGALGIGVGNKVYMLENTWYTVIAPESCSSILWRNWDHKEDAANALNLTPKDALREKFIDGIIEEPLGGAHYDPAATYLNLKTSILQNIKAFSKFTGQELETQRQDKFIAMGQYKG
- a CDS encoding glycosyltransferase family 4 protein, whose protein sequence is MGILKKIKKYFNRKEKLKALNTNDIVNIELFDSSKKTILFASRDFPTHDKDSGSNRLKEIILIYKQLGYNCILFAPNMFEDDSYVKFYKQHQVIVFVENTKYNNIYNFISAFKNIDYVWFNGPLALNLFYKKMKNILPNTKFMYDMVDIHFLRYKRAIEIEPSRISLKKNYKHFFHLETVIAPKLDYIIAISDKEREVMSQYVDKNKIITISNIHYPKIDISERKSFNESKGIIFIGSIHEPNIDAVKFLYEKIMPLVWKTNPELKVSVIGNVADKLDIKQFPKFDFLGFVESIEDHFMTSKIMVAPLRFGAGVKGKIGQAFEYFFPVVTTDIGAEGMQLINEKNVLIANDEKTFAEAILRLNSDEELWNTLRNNSIDSLKPFSLETVKEKIKTL
- a CDS encoding phosphomannose isomerase type II C-terminal cupin domain, whose amino-acid sequence is MLEIGERPWGKYFVLADEPNYKLKRIEVNPGQKLSYQYHHKRQEQWTIIEGDATIVLDDKEISLKYGESIFIPLGAKHRMMNLSEKPVVFIEVQTGTYFGEDDIVRIDDEYDRA
- a CDS encoding glycosyltransferase, whose product is MQLSVNYHGFFDGNFGISEATRLNALALENIGIKVNRINYSSETFERIENSVISKNETSINVFHININFINDFFSKNQDLDLSSYYNIIYWAWEFPEVSDKVVEILNVFDELWVPSNFCVNIFTKYTGIPVIRFSHPIQKLEDSKEFELKEYNIPQNSKIYLTIFDSLSTTIRKNPEATLEAFTSVFKEEKESVLIVKTHNLERSKDAQKALEKYNNIPNVIIINGHFSKEKLHSLIQQSDVLISLHGSEGFGLTMAEAMVYGKIVVGTGYSGNLDFMNVNNSFLIQYDFIKTSNTKGLIDEGLTLAKPRLGDAIQKLQYIKDNFDSLNDIRESAKSQIENNFSLESIGELFKIRLRFITEFDKKENNGSNNVNNVFYLSEIEKLNKKVNYLERTLYNKIRKKVNLFFKKIKGKK
- a CDS encoding glycosyltransferase family protein — encoded protein: MKICIISYDFWGYDQYIVETLSKKGINAHHIKIASITHSNFGERATNALSKTLLNRNLKKEKRQQFVLDSLDEQGHYDQILVLNPDTFSISTLEKIKKHTDRLITYLYDSLDRVPVNENKLKLFDKIFSFDIADIDKFGFEKLTNYIYLPHLSNDTQKPEMDLFYITSYDNKRVSFIKTLAKRLIDLDLKFQIMIIGKKGWKHQIKNLFTTVPENLSIIFSIKKICHEKLPKFYQNSKALLDLTRENQYGLSFRVFEALALDKKIITDNEAIKNYDFYNPNNILVLNETCSNLDRDFFDKPYEKIPENIYYQYTLDYWTNRVFELNKD
- a CDS encoding glycosyltransferase, producing MADLGINVFGFINGEFGIAEATRSNCKAIQAVDMPISLINYNVNTNHNNNDLTFTEFSDHAPHPINLIQISPSETPNFFDYFDQSFFNGKYNILYMAWESETIPEDYVMNMNLFDEIWTPSTYCKECIEKYVSLPVKVIPHPIDMHLETTNDEDALHFYDNKHFNFLFIFDYNSSIERKNVINLINVFRETFDTTENNAFLTIKTSRSAKFPTEKEQILQAIGDSKKIKIVEKIFDKNALNYVISNCDSYISLHRSEGFGLTMAEAMYFGKPVIATGYSGNLQFMSDENSFLVEAEKVSYGSNDLNYSSNTIWSEPSLKEAKEYLKIVYEGKENVQSVAEKGSQTIAEDLSLKRVGEVIKGRCQELFNEDKIRQNKSTLIKLYVENILLRKDLRIYKKSAPIQFIYNIKMYIRNKKGKK
- the gltX gene encoding glutamate--tRNA ligase — encoded protein: MEKVRVRFAPSPTGPLHLGGVRTALYDYLFAKNQGGEFVLRIEDTDTARYVEGAEEYIEEALEWCGIIPDESPKKGGKFAPYRQSERRDIYDRYTDQILKTDYAYIAFDTAEELDIIRAEYEAKGDVFSYDNKTRNRLKNSLTLSEEEVQKLLDEKTPYVVRFKMPIDRTLNLVDIIRGNSSVNTNTLDDKVLVKNDGMPTYHFANIIDDHEMEISHVIRGEEWLPSLGLHTLLYEAMAWEAPEFAHLSLILKPEGKGKLSKRDGDKFGFPVFPLNFTDPATGNVSKGYRESGYLPEAFINMVALLGWSPADDKEILPLENMVKEFDLHKVHKAGARFSKEKSEWFNHQYIQLKSDEELLQILKNSDLNLNIEDEKLLKIIHLMKERATFPKDIYENGKFFFEAPTSYDEKASKKAWNDETSTILGEFATTLENTEFISETLKQAIHDFAENKGLGMGKVMMPLRLALVGELKGPDVPDILEIIGKQESIARINNAVNNFK
- a CDS encoding DUF6759 domain-containing protein codes for the protein MKKIFLLIFLCIFTLGFSQKKKKGKSKAIVEKETLIIYTENDAESTKEARIIAGFLKQNPGHAKTDYFKKKLIEIIMADNSPEAKPTIKPLSKEKVEKIVNNNELNNSKTIASNANNSKTAATPSKTVNYASVGSAAKKTEPSEKNKRTAAMLTHMFNNDPADKEAYINIKNRSKCNLIVKISGKKYYNLDVPANSQNYLLVDKGEYILTTMVCDAKYSSLKRITKDIEIELNLRDD
- a CDS encoding glycosyltransferase, which encodes MFDFFKPITITYGITVCNEFQELKLLLDILLPLIDSNDEILILRDITNPDQKVGELLHEYQSKIKVIEAKLDGDFATFKNKLIENAKSKYLFQIDADEYPTEHFIKTLKPYLKKEKSVELFFVPRINIVEGITEEYVKEMGWNMNEEGYINFPDYQARIIKNNKKIFWKNKVHEVLYGNKNFTEVPKNYNLSLIHKKNFEKQKKQNDFYETLED